Proteins found in one Oncorhynchus keta strain PuntledgeMale-10-30-2019 chromosome 2, Oket_V2, whole genome shotgun sequence genomic segment:
- the calhm3 gene encoding calcium homeostasis modulator protein 3, which yields MDRLKLVLQYFQSNSESISNGICIVLALISVKLYTSFDFNCPCIPQYNKLYALGVMFVPPLIFFFLGILVNRHTGVMMEEWLRPIGKRSKNPAIVKYMFSAMMQRALLAPMVWILVTLLDGKIFICAFSMSVDPKPFSGMPNNTGLDLIKLMAKVPCKEDMIFRNSTFRKAVSRYVRCYSQAIGWSILLFFILLGALGRLIKPCFDDHATNLQTRYWSNYLDIEQKLFDETCVLHCRDFARKCVVQFFEGMREDAVLRLPLSPEVRYRGEEDMVDEEEERLHGITKQEQMDQLLQTWFQCKPELDVTRMAYRPRVCVTWEDHNGQTLYSDV from the exons ATGGACCGTCTGAAGTTAGTTCTGCAGTATTTTCAGTCCAATTCCGAGTCCATATCAAATGGAATCTGTATTGTACTGGCCCTGATCAGTGTGAAGCTCTACACCAGCTTTGACTTCAACTGCCCCTGTATTCCACAATACAACAAACTCTACGCACTGGGGGTGATGTTTGTCCCGCCTTTAATATTCTTCTTCCTGGGAATCTTGGTCAATCGACACACAGGGGTCATGATGGAAGAATGGTTGAGACCCATTGGGAAGAGAAGCAAAAATCCTGCCATTGTCAA GTACATGTTCTCTGCCATGATGCAGAGGGCCCTACTGGCACCCATGGTGTGGATTCTGGTCACTCTGCTGGATGGGAAGATCTTCATCTGTGCTTTCAGCATGAGTGTAGACCCCAAGCCTTTCTCAG GCATGCCCAACAATACTGGCCTTGACCTGATCAAGCTCATGGCCAAGGTGCCCTGCAAGGAGGATATGATCTTCAGGAACAGCACATTTCGTAAAGCTGTTTCACGCTACGTGCGCTGCTACTCCCAA GCGATTGGCTGgtctatcctcctcttcttcattctCTTGGGTGCGCTGGGCCGTCTCATCAAGCCCTGTTTCGACGACCACGCCACCAACCTCCAGACGCGCTACTGGAGCAACTACCTGGACATCGAGCAGAAGCTCTTCGATGAGACCTGCGTGCTTCACTGCCGCGATTTTGCCCGCAAGTGCGTTGTGCAGTTCTTCGAGGGCATGCGGGAAGACGCAGTACTCAGACTGCCTCTCTCACCCGAAGTCAGGTACAGGGGGGAAGAAGACATggtggatgaagaggaggagagactccATGGGATCACCAAGCAGGAACAGATGGATCAACTGCTTCAAACATGGTTCCAGTGTAAACCTGAGCTGGATGTCACTAGGATGGCCTACAGACCTAGGGTGTGTGTCACCTGGGAGGACCACAATGGACAAACCCTCTACTCAGATGTTTAG